Within the Rhizobium grahamii genome, the region AGGCGGCTGCGTGCGCTGGAGGCGTCGCTTGGGCAAACGCTCTTTCAGCGAACACCTGACGGGTTCGTCCTCACCGACGAGGGGTCGATCGTATTTTCCCGCGCCGAGCGCATGGAGGAGGAAGCGCTTTCCCTGGAACGCGAGCTCGTCGGGCAGGGACGACAGCTGAGCGGATTTCTGCGCGTCTCGTCGTCCGACTGGTTCGGGACGCATGTCCTGTCGCCGGTTCTGGCTGAGTTTTCGCAGGCCTATCCAAAGGTGGTGGTGGAGTTGCTGACTGACAGCCGCCTGCTGAGCCTGTCGCGTCGCGAGGCCGATCTCGTCTTCCGCATCGCACCGTTCTCGGAGCCGGACGTGATTTCGCGAAGGCTGTTACGCATCGAATATGGCCTCTATGTCCGAAAGGGCATCGATCACCCGGTCGCCTTCGATGGTGAGGGATCGCGTCTCGTCGTCATGGACGAAGCGTTTGAAAGCATGCCGGATGTGCAATGGCTGAAGCGCCTCCTGCCAAAGGCGGACATCGTGCTTCGCAGCAACAATCGCGATGTGCAGGCAAGCCTCTGTGCCGGCGGCGCCGGGCTTGCCGTCCTGCCGCGCCCGTTGGGCGACGCGATATCGACGATCGAGCGGGTCGATCTCGGAGAGCCACCGCCCGGCCGCGATACGTGGCTCGGCTATCACCGCGACATCAGACGGCTCGCTCGGCTGCGCGCGCTGCTCGACCTCGTCATCGAGCGGCTTGCCGGATGACGCCACCGTTCAATCATCGCTCCCAGTAGGGAGTCGGACCGTAGAGTTCTGCGAGATAGTCGATGAACAGCCGAACCTTTGCCGGCAGGAACTGGCGGCTTGGATAGACCGCCGAGAGGGTGACATTGCGGGATCCTTCGTAAGCTGGAAGCACCTGCACCAATCGCCCCTGTTTCAGCTCCTCACCGATGTCCCAGGTCGAGCGAAGGGCAATTCCGAGCCCGGCGATGACAGCCTCGCGGATGACCTCGCTGGAGTTGGTCACCAGCATTCCTTCCGGCCGCATCGAGAGCGCACCATCCGGTCCTTCGAGCCGCCAGACATCATTGTTGTGGGCGGGCAGGCAGCGATGTTGCTTCAATTCGTCGATACTCTGAGGCATGCCGTGGGTCGCGACGTAATCCGGGGACGCGCAGAGCAGCCGGCGCACCGGAGCGAGGCGCCGCGCCACGAGGCTGGAATCGGTGAGTTCAGCGATGCGGATGGCGAGGTCGAAGCCGCCGCCCACGATGTCGCTGAATTCGTCGCTGAGCACGAGGTTGATCGCCAGCTCCGGATGCTCCTCCATGAATGCCTTGAGATGCGGAGCGATGTGCATGCGTCCGAAGGATGTCGGGGCGGAAACCTTCAGCGTCCCGTGCATTTGCGCCGAGCGACCCGAAATGTAGAACTCGGCTTCCTCAAGCCCGGCGAGGATGCCGAGAACACGGTCATAGAAGCCCTGTCCGGCTTCCGTCAGCGAAATCTGCCGCGTCGTTCGCTGCAGCAGCCGTGTTCCCAACCGGTCTTCAAGCCGCTTTATGCGCTTTGAAACGACGGCCGGCGAAAAGCCCAGTGCCCGCCCGGCAAGCGACATGCTGCCTGTCGCCGCGACCTTGGCGAAGATCTCGAGATCACCCAGATTGGTCATGTTACCCTGATATTTTATTCTTTTGGCATAAGTGCTTAGCATTTGCGCCGCAATCGGGAAAGTGCTAAGCCGAAGCCCTTGCGCGCAGGGAGGATGCGCCAGGATTTCGCCGCTGCCAGGCAAGGGAGAGAGCCGTGTCGGACGCCATTTCATTTCTCGCTCCCCGTGCCGATGTGATCGCTCGCCGCAAGCAGATCGTGGCCGATCTTGCCGACCTCCTGCCGCCCGAATGCCTCGTCCACGAAGCGCGCGGGCTGGTTCCTTTCGAAACCGATGCCTTTGTGTCCTACCGGCGCGTGCCGCTGGCGGTCGCCCTGCCGCGCAGCACCGCCGAAGTGGTTGCTGTCATGAAATACTGCCATCGCTATGGCGTGCCGGTGGTTCCGCGCGGCGCCGGGACCTCGCTTTCGGGTGGCGCGATCCCGCAGGAAGATGCTGTCGTCGTCTGCGTTTCCAAGATGAACCAGATCCTCGATATCGATTTGCCGAACCGTGCCGCCGTCGTGCAGGCCGGCGTGACGAACCTGAATATCTCCGACGCCGTTGCCGCCGATGGCTTCTTCTATGCTCCCGATCCGAGCTCCCAGCTTGCCTGCACGATCGGCGGCAATATCGGCATGAACTCCGGCGGCGCGCACTGTCTGAAATACGGCGTTACGACGAACAATCTGCTCGGCGTCAGGATGGTCTTGACCGACGGCACCGTCATCGATCTCGGCGGCAAGCACCTGGATGCGGCCGGCTACGATCTGCTCGGCCTCGTCTGCGGCCATGAAGGTCAGCTTGGCATCGTCACCGAGGCGACGGTCCGGCTGATCGCGAAGCCGGAAGGCGCGCGTCCCGTGCTCTTCGGCTTCGAGACCTCGGAGGAGGCAGGCGCGTGTGTCTCCGACGTGATCGCGGCCGGCATCATCCCGGTCGCCATCGAATTCATGGACAAGCCGGCGATCGAGATCTGCGAGGCCTTTGCCGGCGCCGGCTATCCTCTGGATGTCGGCGCGCTCCTCATCGTCGAGGTCGAGGGGTCGGAAGCCGAAATGGACGACATGCTGGCGAACGTCGTCGAGATTGCGCGCAAGCATGGCGTGAAGACCGTACGCGAATGCCAGTCGGCAACCGAGGCGGCGCTGATATGGAAGGGCCGCAAGTCGGCCTTCGGCGCCACCGGCCGCATCGCCGATTACATCTGCATGGATGGCACGGTTCCCCTCAGCCAGTTGTCCTTCGTGCTGAAGCGGACGTCCGAAATCGTCGACAGCTACGGGCTTCGCGTCGCTAACGTCTTTCATGCCGGCGATGGCAACATGCACCCGCTGATCCTGTTCAATGCGAACGACCCCGAGGATGCTGCCCGCGCCGAAGCTGCGGGGATGGACATCCTGAAGCTTTGTGTTGATGCCGGCGGCTGTCTCACCGGTGAGCACGGGGTCGGGATCGAGAAGCGCGATCTCATGCGCCACCAGTTTTCCGAGGCGGATCTGGCACAGCAGATGGCGGCGCGCGCGGCTTTCGATCCGGGCTGGATACTCAACCCGTCGAAGGTCTTCCCGCTCGAGGGACGCCCCGCCGCATGATCGATCTGTTTCCTATCAGCGAAGAGGATGCTGCCGCCATCGTGCGTGAGCATGCCGCAAGCGGCCGGAGGCTCGCGATCTGTGGCGGCGACACCCGCTCCGGTTTTGGCAACGCGGTGGAGGCCGAAAGCCGCCTGCGATCCACCAACCTTGCTGGCATCGTCGCCTATAATCCGGGCGAGATGGTCATGACCGCCCGGGCGGGGACGCCTCTGGCGGAAATCGAGGACGCTCTTGCCCGCAACGGGCAGATGATGGCGTTTGAACCGATGGATCACCGGCCGGTAATGGCAACGACAGGCGAGCCGACGATCGGCGGTGTGTTTGCCGCCAATGTATCGGGCCCGCGCCGCTTCATCGCGGGTGCCGCACGCGACAGCCTTCTTGGTGTCCGCTTCATCAATGGCAAGGGCGAGGCGATCAAGGCGGGCGGCCGCGTCATGAAGAACGTCACCGGCCTTGATCTGGTCAAGCTGATGGCGGGCTCCTACGGCACCCTTGGCTTCCTCACCGAAGTCACCTTCCGCGTCCCGCCCAGGCCGAAAGACGAGGCCACCGTCGCGATCGAAGGCCTCAATGATGCCGAGGCCGCGCTTGCGATGGCAGCGGCCATGGCTCTGCCGGTCGAGGTATCCGGTGCCGCGCACCTGCCGATGACCGTGACCTGGAAGTTCCTCGACGGAACGCTGCCGGGGAGCGAGGCGACCGTTCTGCGCATCGAGGGGCTGCCCGGTTCTGTCGAAGCGAGGGCAACGAAGCTCGCCGCCGCGATGGCTGCCTTCGGCACGGTCACGCGCTTCAGCAGGGACGAGAGCGTGCAGTTGTGGCGGGAAATTCGTGATGTTCTACCCTATGCGGACGGCACGCCGCGGCCGGTATGGCGGGTCTCGACCGCGCCGAGCGTCGGGCATCAGCTCGTCGCGGCACTGCGGCTGGAGACCGGTGTCGACGCATTTTACGATTGGCAGGGTGGTCTGGTCTGGATGCGAATGGAAGCCGATGCCGAGGCTGACCTTGTCCGCCGGTTTCTGAAGGCGCTCGGCGGCGGTCATGCCGCGCTCTTGCGGGCACCGCAACGGATGCGCGCCGCGACCGCGGCATTTCAGCCGCAGCCGCAAGCGGTGGAGCTCCTGTCCGCCCGACTGAAAGAGAAGTTCGATCCCGCCGGTATCCTGAACCCGGGCAAGATGGCGGGGAGCTGAGCCATGCAGACCAATTTCACCCCCGCTCAGTTGGAAGATCCGCATGTCGCGGAGTCCGAACGCATCTTGCGCAAATGCGTGCATTGCGGCTTCTGCACGGCCACCTGTCCGACATATGTGACCCTTGGCAACGAGCTCGATAGCCCGAGAGGCCGGATCTATCTGATCAAGGACATGCTCGAGAATGATCGACCTGCCGATACCGAGGTCGTCACCCATATCGATCGCTGTCTATCCTGTCTCGCCTGCACGACGACCTGTCCTTCAGGCGTCGATTACATGCATCTGGTCGACCACGCGCGGGTCCATATCGAAAAAACCTACAAGCGCCCGTTCCTCGATCGACTGATCCGCAGTCTGCTGGCCGCTGTCTTGCCTTATCCCGCCCGGTTCCGTGCCGCCCTCAAGCTTGCCCGACTTGGCCGCCCGTTCGCCGGCGCTCTGCAAAAGAGCCCCGCGCTCAAGCCCTTTGCCGCGATGCTCGCCCTTGCACCTAGCGCGATACCCGGACCCTCCAAGCTCGAAACTTCAGGCTTGCATCAGCCAGCCGGCGAGAAACGCGGCCGCGTCGCGATCCTCACGGGTTGCGCGCAGTCCGTGCTCGATCCCGCGATCAACGAAGCCACCATCCGGCTTCTCAATCGCCTCGGCGTTGAGGTCATTGTTCCCCAGGGAGAAGTCTGTTGCGGCTCGCTCGTCCATCACATGGGTCGCGAGCAACAGGCGCTCGATAGCGCCCGCGCCAACGTAGACGTCTGGATGCGCGAGGTGGAGACCGGCGGTCTGGATGCCATCGTGATCACTGCGTCCGGCTGTGGCACCACGATCAAGGACTACGGCCATATGCTGCGGCTCGATCCTGCCTATGCGGAAAAAGCCCGGCGTGTTTCCGAACTGGCGAAAGACATAACCGAGTATCTTGCCTCACTAGATATTCCAGCCGAAATGCCGAAGGGGCTGACGGTCGCCTATCACTCCGCCTGCTCGATGCAGCACGGCCAGAAAATCACGACAGCGCCGAAGCTGTTGCTGAAGACTGCGGGCTTCACCGTGCGCGAGCCCGCGGAAGGCCATCTCTGTTGCGGGTCGGCGGGCACCTACAACATCCTGCAGTCCGATATTTCGGCCGCGTTGAAGGCGCGCAAGGTCAAGAATATCGAGGCGACCAGGCCCGATGTCATTGCGACGGGCAATATCGGCTGCATGACGCAGATCGCAACCGCGACCTCCATCCCCATCCTCCACACCGTTGAGCTTCTCGACTGGGCGCACGGCGGCGACGTACCTGAAAAATTAAGAGATATTGCGCAACGTTAGCGCAGCCGATCACCGGCGATTCAGGAGATGGAAATGCGTCGTACAATCCTTGCGCTGGCGGTCCTGCTCGGCGCTGCCCAGGCTGCTCATGCGGATAGCCGCTTCTTCTGTTCGGCCGACGACAAGGATGTGCGTTTCACGGTCGAAAGCGGCTTCGAGGCCGATGGCGGCCACAAGCTCAACCATTTCCGGGGGGCGATCATGCTGAAGAGCGCCGACGCGCCGCAGTCCCTGAAGAAGATCACGCTTGATTCCGACAGCCTGACCAATCGCTGGTCTCACGCCGGCGAGCTTCGCCTGGAAGTGCTTTACGATGGTGGGGAGAACGCCGGCGAGCAGACGATCAATCTGGTCGTCGCAGCAAGCGAACGCGGCAAGGGCGCTGCCTTCTCGGGCACCTACGAGCTGACCGCGGTTGGTGCGACCAAGCCGCTTTCCGCAAGCGGCAAGGTCAGCTGCGGTTCGAAGTAGGCGGCCGGTCGAAACCCGCCGCCTTGATCTTCTATCAGCCGCCGAAGAGCGTGCGCAGCACGTCGATGCCGCGATCGTCGAAGCTAACTTCGCCCTGCTTGTCGCCGGGGCCGACGACGATCACTTTCGTGCCGACAGGCGCACGATCGTAGAGATGCATGACATCCTGGTTCATCATGCGGATGCAGCCTGAAGACATGTTGAGGCCGATCGACCAGGGCTGGTTTGTGCCGTGGATGCGGAAGATCGTGTCCTGGCCGCCTTTGTAGAGGTACATTGCGCGTGCGCCGAGCGGGTTGTCTTCGCCGCCTTCCTGATAGGCAGGAATGATGTGGCCCTTGGCGGCTTCGCGGCGGCGCATCTCGGCCGGAGGCGTCCAGCCCGGCCATTCCGCCTTGCGGCCGATCTTCACCACGCCCGACCAGCCGAAGCCTTCGCGGCCGACACCAATGCCGTAGCGGGTCGCGCGGTTCTTGCCTTCAACGAGATAGAGAAACTTGTTGTTGGTATCGATGATGATCGTACCGGGAGCTTCGTCTGTCACCAGGCGAACGTGCTGGCGCTTGAACTGCGGCTTGACCGTCTTCGGCATCTGCGCCACGCGGACAACAGGAGCACCCGACTGCAAAGGAGCATTTGGCCGTGCGCTGGCAGTCGTGGACAGGAAAGAGAGCACAAGCCCGGCGGCCGCCAAGGCCGTCGTAATTTTCATCATATGTGATTCCCCTCAAAGCAAAAATCGGACCGAAGCTAGCCGAACTTCGATCCGATTCAAAGTGTTGCGTTTACGAGCCCCTCAATTTGCGCCCGAAGAAGCGTCTATTCTCGGCTAATCTGGCCGGATGTTTGGCCGTTACATGACGATGACACGGGTGCCGACATTTACGCGTCCGTAAAGGTCAGCCACGTCTTCGTTGCGCAGGCGGATACAGCCGGAAGACACGGCGCTGCCGATCGTCCAGGGCGCGTTGGTGCCATGGATGCGGTAGAGCGTCGAGCCGAGATACATCGCACGCGCGCCCAGCGGGTTCTCCGGGCCGCCGTCCATCCGCGCCGGGAGATAGTGGCCCTTGGCGGCTTCGCGGCTGATCATTTCCGATGGCGGCGTCCAGTCCGGCCACTCGGATTTGCGGGTGATCTTGTGCACGCCGGCCCATTCGAAGCCTGGCTTGCCGACGCCAACGCCATAGCGCCGCGCCTTGCCGCCATCCATGACGAGATAGAGGAAGCGGTTGTTGGTATCGATGACGATCGTTCCCGGTCTCTCCTTGGTCTCGTAGTTGACCATCTGCGGCAGATACTGCGGTTCGATCTGATGGCGGATGACAGGAACGCCGGGGTTGATCGCCGAAACCGGCTGGGTC harbors:
- a CDS encoding LysR family transcriptional regulator, whose protein sequence is MEWSDLKVFLAIARSGTLGAAARTLGLTQPTMGRRLRALEASLGQTLFQRTPDGFVLTDEGSIVFSRAERMEEEALSLERELVGQGRQLSGFLRVSSSDWFGTHVLSPVLAEFSQAYPKVVVELLTDSRLLSLSRREADLVFRIAPFSEPDVISRRLLRIEYGLYVRKGIDHPVAFDGEGSRLVVMDEAFESMPDVQWLKRLLPKADIVLRSNNRDVQASLCAGGAGLAVLPRPLGDAISTIERVDLGEPPPGRDTWLGYHRDIRRLARLRALLDLVIERLAG
- a CDS encoding LysR family transcriptional regulator codes for the protein MTNLGDLEIFAKVAATGSMSLAGRALGFSPAVVSKRIKRLEDRLGTRLLQRTTRQISLTEAGQGFYDRVLGILAGLEEAEFYISGRSAQMHGTLKVSAPTSFGRMHIAPHLKAFMEEHPELAINLVLSDEFSDIVGGGFDLAIRIAELTDSSLVARRLAPVRRLLCASPDYVATHGMPQSIDELKQHRCLPAHNNDVWRLEGPDGALSMRPEGMLVTNSSEVIREAVIAGLGIALRSTWDIGEELKQGRLVQVLPAYEGSRNVTLSAVYPSRQFLPAKVRLFIDYLAELYGPTPYWER
- a CDS encoding FAD-linked oxidase C-terminal domain-containing protein, whose protein sequence is MSDAISFLAPRADVIARRKQIVADLADLLPPECLVHEARGLVPFETDAFVSYRRVPLAVALPRSTAEVVAVMKYCHRYGVPVVPRGAGTSLSGGAIPQEDAVVVCVSKMNQILDIDLPNRAAVVQAGVTNLNISDAVAADGFFYAPDPSSQLACTIGGNIGMNSGGAHCLKYGVTTNNLLGVRMVLTDGTVIDLGGKHLDAAGYDLLGLVCGHEGQLGIVTEATVRLIAKPEGARPVLFGFETSEEAGACVSDVIAAGIIPVAIEFMDKPAIEICEAFAGAGYPLDVGALLIVEVEGSEAEMDDMLANVVEIARKHGVKTVRECQSATEAALIWKGRKSAFGATGRIADYICMDGTVPLSQLSFVLKRTSEIVDSYGLRVANVFHAGDGNMHPLILFNANDPEDAARAEAAGMDILKLCVDAGGCLTGEHGVGIEKRDLMRHQFSEADLAQQMAARAAFDPGWILNPSKVFPLEGRPAA
- a CDS encoding FAD-binding protein, which produces MIDLFPISEEDAAAIVREHAASGRRLAICGGDTRSGFGNAVEAESRLRSTNLAGIVAYNPGEMVMTARAGTPLAEIEDALARNGQMMAFEPMDHRPVMATTGEPTIGGVFAANVSGPRRFIAGAARDSLLGVRFINGKGEAIKAGGRVMKNVTGLDLVKLMAGSYGTLGFLTEVTFRVPPRPKDEATVAIEGLNDAEAALAMAAAMALPVEVSGAAHLPMTVTWKFLDGTLPGSEATVLRIEGLPGSVEARATKLAAAMAAFGTVTRFSRDESVQLWREIRDVLPYADGTPRPVWRVSTAPSVGHQLVAALRLETGVDAFYDWQGGLVWMRMEADAEADLVRRFLKALGGGHAALLRAPQRMRAATAAFQPQPQAVELLSARLKEKFDPAGILNPGKMAGS
- the glcF gene encoding glycolate oxidase subunit GlcF, whose amino-acid sequence is MQTNFTPAQLEDPHVAESERILRKCVHCGFCTATCPTYVTLGNELDSPRGRIYLIKDMLENDRPADTEVVTHIDRCLSCLACTTTCPSGVDYMHLVDHARVHIEKTYKRPFLDRLIRSLLAAVLPYPARFRAALKLARLGRPFAGALQKSPALKPFAAMLALAPSAIPGPSKLETSGLHQPAGEKRGRVAILTGCAQSVLDPAINEATIRLLNRLGVEVIVPQGEVCCGSLVHHMGREQQALDSARANVDVWMREVETGGLDAIVITASGCGTTIKDYGHMLRLDPAYAEKARRVSELAKDITEYLASLDIPAEMPKGLTVAYHSACSMQHGQKITTAPKLLLKTAGFTVREPAEGHLCCGSAGTYNILQSDISAALKARKVKNIEATRPDVIATGNIGCMTQIATATSIPILHTVELLDWAHGGDVPEKLRDIAQR
- a CDS encoding L,D-transpeptidase; its protein translation is MMKITTALAAAGLVLSFLSTTASARPNAPLQSGAPVVRVAQMPKTVKPQFKRQHVRLVTDEAPGTIIIDTNNKFLYLVEGKNRATRYGIGVGREGFGWSGVVKIGRKAEWPGWTPPAEMRRREAAKGHIIPAYQEGGEDNPLGARAMYLYKGGQDTIFRIHGTNQPWSIGLNMSSGCIRMMNQDVMHLYDRAPVGTKVIVVGPGDKQGEVSFDDRGIDVLRTLFGG
- a CDS encoding L,D-transpeptidase — encoded protein: MMKSILLAAALLGVCATSALGDDRYATRPPVVLSPDLAAPWIMQLGGRNVRPVVYQRPVVYQQRGLFAPRATRRVPSALTQPVSAINPGVPVIRHQIEPQYLPQMVNYETKERPGTIVIDTNNRFLYLVMDGGKARRYGVGVGKPGFEWAGVHKITRKSEWPDWTPPSEMISREAAKGHYLPARMDGGPENPLGARAMYLGSTLYRIHGTNAPWTIGSAVSSGCIRLRNEDVADLYGRVNVGTRVIVM